A single region of the Nicotiana sylvestris chromosome 6, ASM39365v2, whole genome shotgun sequence genome encodes:
- the LOC104235694 gene encoding uncharacterized protein, which yields MEESTNDLLKKLLIDNQQLRTDFRNLERQMGQLATNQNTRPAGALPSDTEKNPQVNAVTLRNGRELEEVPKKKRDKPIPEGELIPKVTHEPKNDVEIPEPVESPRPPPPFSQRLQKKNDDRMFTKFLSMLSQVQLNIPLVDVLREIPMYAKYIKDIVAHKIILTEFETVALTEECTSRVQNKLPQKLKDPGSFMIPVHIGNIDVGHALCDLGASINLMPLSLFKQLGLGAPRPTTVMLQLADRSIAHPEGVIEDVLLQIGKFIFPADFIILDYEVDELVPIILGRPLLDTGDAIIKVREGKMILRVDDEEVVFNVYKAIQLPRHYEELSMISVVEADEQIQSPSVYLDDSLEKALMLLDSLGADEEVEEMMHILDISCVYMKGIHPFEPLNRPKGPPPKPSIEKAPKLELKPLPPHLQYAYLGDSDTLPIIVSSDLSKLQEEKLLRVLCEHKQALGWTMSDIKGISPAFCMHKILMEDGHKPSVEQQR from the coding sequence ATGGAAGAAAGTACCAATGATTTGCTAAAGAAGttgttgattgacaatcagcAACTCAGGACCGATTTCAGAAATCTTGAAAGGCAAATGGGGCAGTTAGCAACAAATCAAAACACTAGACCTGCAGGCGCTCTCCCTAGTGATACAGAAAAGAACCCTCAAGTGAATGCAGTTACACTTAGAAATGGGAGGGAGCTAGAGGAAGtgccaaagaaaaagagagacaaACCCATACCTGAGGGAGAGTTGATCCCTAAAGTGACTCACGAGCCAAAGAATGATGTTGAAATTCCAGAGCCAGTGGAGTCcccaaggccaccaccacctttctcccagagattgcagaaaaagaatgatgatcgcatgttcacaaaatttctctctatgttgagccaGGTTCAATTGAATATCCCACTTGTTGATGTGCTTCGTGAAATTCCAATGTATgctaagtacataaaagatatagtggctcacaagatAATATTAACTGAATTTGAGACAGTggcacttactgaggagtgcacttcaagggtccaaaataagctccctcaaaagcttaaggatcctggcAGTTTCATGATTCCTGTGCAcattggtaatattgatgtgggcCATGCTCTTTGCGATTTAGGGGCGAGCATAAATCTGATGCCCCTGTCTTTGTTCAAGCAATTGGGCCTGGGAGCTCCAAGGCCCACTACTGTGATGTTGCAGCTGGCTGATAGATCGATAGCACACCCTgaaggggtgattgaagatgtgttgcTGCAGATTGGGAAGTTCATATTCCCTGCTGATTTCATTATCCTCGATTATGAGGTTGATGAACTGGTTCCAATCATATTAGGGCGACCTCTCTTAGATACTGGTGATGCAATTATCAAAGTGAGAGAGGGAAAGATGATTTTGAGGGTAGATGATGAGGAAGTAGTTTTTAATGTCTACAAAGCAATCCAACTTCCCCGCCACTATGAGGAGCTCTCAATGATATCTGTTGTTGAGGCTGATGAGCAAATTCAATCTCCGAGTGTATATCTAGACGATTCTCTGGAGAAAGCACTTATGTTGCTTGATAGCCTGGGGGCTGATgaggaggttgaggagatgatgcACATCCTTGATATATCTTGTGTGTACATGAAAGGGATACACCCCTTTGAGCCTTTGAATAGGCCAAAGGGACCTCCTCCAAAGCCGTCAATTGAGAAAGCCCCAAAATTGGAGCTTAAACCTCTCCCACCTCACCTGCAATATGCTTATTTGGGTGACTCTGACACTTTACCCATTATTGTTTCTTCTGACTTGTCTAAATTGCAGGAAGAAAAGCTGTTGAGAGTGCTATGTGAGCACAAGCAAGCACTTGGGTGGACGATGTCTGACATTAAGGGCATTAGCccagccttttgcatgcacaaaatcctcatggaggacggACACAAGCCCAGTGTAGAGCAACAACGCTGA
- the LOC104235695 gene encoding F-box/kelch-repeat protein At3g24760, which produces SLFRYYRKKILSYLPIRSIVIASSVCKNWNSIITSSSFTTRISATKKSWLFLCGQNNIFIKNNQPFAFDPDANKWITLPTSTLLSQDFFIGSNGFFFATSQNFSFKPTLNGSWVQTSPLKFSRCNPLVDVYYKNGLNHEPRFIVVGGVRFVGGLVEIEDRLAVEIYNPNLDFWELCPPLPADFRSGNSSQWSCSSLLKGKFYVFGIYSCFITCFDLDKCLWSEVQTLRPPGILFSFLVSCQDCLVLGGLCNSPNGPNFILWKVDEKTMEFSEIAIMPQELMYYLFDSEEDDKYASLKCVGLGNIIYVYNEEHHKNYNACVCEFGNEFGKCSWRKVPNLPASASKFHRVISFCSNVSLDNILQGARI; this is translated from the coding sequence TCTTTGTTCAGATATTACAGAAAAAAAATCCTTTCTTACCTCCCAATTCGTTCTATAGTTATTGCTTCCTCTGTATGCAAAAACTGGAATTCAATAATCACCTCTTCTTCTTTCACAACCAGAATCTCAGCTACAAAAAAATCATGGCTTTTTCTCTGTGGCCAAAACaatatttttatcaaaaataaccAACCTTTTGCTTTTGACCCTGATGCAAATAAATGGATTACACTTCCTACTTCAACCCTTTTATCCCAAGATTTCTTTATTGGTTCAAATGGTTTTTTCTTTGCTACttctcaaaatttcagctttAAGCCAACTCTCAATGGCTCTTGGGTTCAAACTAGTCCTTTAAAATTCTCTAGGTGTAATCCTCTTGTTGATGTTTATTACAAAAATGGGTTAAATCATGAACCAAGATTTATTGTTGTAGGTGGTGTTAGATTTGTTGGTGGATTAGTTGAAATTGAGGACCGTTTGGCTGTGGAAATTTataatccaaatttggatttttgggaaCTTTGTCCACCTTTACCAGCTGATTTTAGGTCAGGTAATTCATCACAATGGTCATGTTCATCTTTATTGAAAGGGAAATTCTATGTTTTTGGGATATATTCttgttttattacatgttttgatttGGACAAATGTTTGTGGAGCGAGGTTCAGACACTTAGACCACCTGGAATTTTGTTTTCATTCTTGGTTTCATGTCAAGATTGTTTAGTTTTAGGTGGATTATGCAATTCACCTAATGGACCAAATTTTATACTTTGGAAAGTTGATGAGAAAACAATGGAGTTTAGTGAAATTGCTATAATGCCTCAAGAATTGATGTATTATTTGTTTGATAGTGAAGAGGATGACAAATATGCTAGTTTAAAATGTGTGGGATTAGGGAATATTATTTATGTGTATAATGAAGAACATCACAAGAATTACAATGCTTGTGTTTGTGAATTTGGAAATGAGTTTGGGAAGTGTAGTTGGAGGAAAGTGCCTAATTTGCCAGCAAGTGCTAGTAAATTTCATAGAGTGATTAGCTTTTGTTCAAATGTTTCCCTTGATAACATTCTTCAGGGTGCAAGAATTTAA